From Rhodoferax sp. AJA081-3, the proteins below share one genomic window:
- a CDS encoding ABC transporter substrate-binding protein — translation MLVRRTLSVVASLVLWSTCTPALAAPEAVVIGQSLPLTGAGFPVANRVLAGAKAQVERVNTSGGISGRPLELVTLDDGGDPQRLATNLRTLVRQHGAVLIANCLGERACQEAAQATRELRVPLVGPMSGALQLRGVDVQHVFSTRPDDTREADALVRQLLSIGIHKVAVLSDDSEPARTDALVAALQRAGQQVTRTTTDLRGQSLAVALQASAQSAPQALVISLGYAALDALDRLPPAARAGVPLTIATLSSAGLTQLTRLFRDRVIGYTSVVPPLDVTRLALVRALQRDADAFIGPEAVTFEGLEAYINLRVCTEALRRAGPRADGQRLNEALESLGALDLGGFRLVFGRDRHHGSDYVEIGMRARDGRTLR, via the coding sequence ATGCTGGTCCGTCGCACGTTGAGCGTTGTTGCTAGCCTGGTGTTGTGGAGCACCTGTACCCCGGCGCTGGCGGCACCTGAGGCAGTGGTGATTGGCCAATCTCTGCCCCTTACCGGAGCGGGCTTTCCGGTGGCCAACCGCGTGTTGGCTGGTGCCAAGGCGCAGGTGGAGCGGGTCAATACATCCGGCGGTATTTCGGGGCGACCGCTGGAGCTGGTGACGCTGGACGACGGGGGCGACCCCCAGCGCCTGGCCACCAACCTGCGCACCCTGGTGCGCCAGCACGGTGCGGTGCTGATCGCTAACTGCCTGGGTGAACGCGCCTGCCAGGAGGCGGCCCAGGCCACGCGGGAGCTGCGTGTGCCCTTGGTGGGGCCAATGTCGGGTGCGTTGCAACTGCGTGGGGTTGACGTACAGCATGTCTTCAGCACCCGGCCGGACGACACGCGGGAGGCCGACGCCCTGGTGCGCCAGTTGTTGTCCATCGGCATCCACAAGGTGGCGGTGCTCAGCGACGACTCCGAACCCGCGCGCACCGACGCGCTGGTGGCCGCGCTGCAACGCGCGGGCCAGCAGGTCACCCGCACCACGACCGACCTGCGAGGCCAGTCGCTGGCGGTGGCGTTGCAGGCATCGGCCCAGTCCGCCCCGCAGGCGCTGGTCATCAGCCTGGGGTATGCGGCGCTGGATGCGCTGGACCGCTTGCCACCCGCCGCACGGGCCGGTGTTCCGTTGACGATTGCAACCCTGTCGTCGGCCGGGTTGACGCAGTTGACACGCCTGTTCCGCGACCGGGTGATTGGTTACACCAGCGTGGTGCCACCGCTGGACGTGACCCGCCTGGCCCTGGTGCGCGCCTTGCAGCGCGATGCCGATGCTTTTATTGGCCCCGAGGCGGTGACCTTTGAAGGCCTGGAGGCCTACATCAACCTGCGCGTGTGCACCGAGGCGCTGCGGCGCGCCGGGCCGCGCGCCGACGGCCAACGCTTAAACGAGGCGTTGGAGAGTCTGGGCGCGTTAGACCTGGGCGGCTTTCGCCTGGTGTTTGGGCGCGACCGCCACCACGGCTCGGATTACGTGGAGATCGGCATGCGCGCACGCGACGGACGCACGTTGCGCTGA
- a CDS encoding alpha/beta hydrolase — MNAAIKPMLEVADIDPALAGFLAQAAAMGNPPIESLPPPIARQIYRDMANNLGLPAPAVGTVEDTTCPGPAGALPLRIYTPLTNGANTPLPVLLFLHGGGFVIGDLETHDKVCRTLCHHTGMLVVAVDYRLAPEHPFPAATDDAEAALRWVLAHATSLGGDANRIAVVGDSAGAQLALVAARRVQAANVRALGMIYPVAQHPDEPSASYPENEGKFLTMGVMQWFMGSYLGGQTEVLQHPDYALLKSGRFETLPATWVATMGHDPLRDEGHVLAQRIANAGVAVAHQHYPSAIHACIHFTAVSPVGLTVMTDLAQWLRQSV, encoded by the coding sequence ATGAATGCTGCCATCAAACCCATGCTGGAAGTTGCCGATATCGACCCCGCCTTGGCCGGATTCCTGGCCCAGGCTGCGGCCATGGGCAACCCGCCCATCGAGTCCCTGCCGCCGCCCATAGCACGGCAAATCTACCGTGACATGGCCAACAACTTGGGGCTCCCGGCCCCCGCTGTTGGCACCGTGGAAGACACCACCTGCCCAGGGCCTGCGGGGGCGCTGCCCTTGCGTATCTACACGCCGCTAACGAATGGTGCAAACACGCCACTACCCGTGCTGCTGTTCCTGCACGGGGGCGGTTTTGTGATTGGTGACCTGGAAACACACGACAAGGTCTGCCGCACCCTGTGCCACCACACCGGCATGCTGGTGGTGGCGGTGGACTACCGCCTGGCGCCCGAACATCCATTCCCCGCCGCAACGGACGACGCCGAAGCGGCGCTGCGCTGGGTGCTGGCCCATGCAACAAGCCTGGGTGGTGATGCCAACCGCATCGCCGTGGTGGGCGATAGCGCGGGCGCGCAACTGGCCCTGGTGGCTGCGCGGCGCGTGCAGGCCGCCAACGTGCGGGCGCTGGGAATGATCTACCCGGTGGCGCAACACCCCGATGAACCCAGCGCGTCGTACCCGGAGAACGAAGGGAAATTCCTGACCATGGGCGTTATGCAATGGTTCATGGGCAGCTACCTCGGCGGACAGACCGAGGTGCTCCAGCACCCGGACTATGCGCTGCTGAAATCTGGCCGCTTTGAGACCTTGCCCGCCACCTGGGTCGCCACCATGGGCCACGACCCGCTGCGTGATGAGGGCCATGTGTTGGCCCAACGCATCGCCAACGCCGGTGTGGCGGTGGCCCACCAACACTACCCCAGCGCCATCCACGCCTGTATCCACTTCACGGCGGTGTCGCCGGTTGGGTTGACGGTGATGACGGATCTGGCGCAGTGGCTGCGCCAAAGCGTTTAA
- a CDS encoding IS30 family transposase yields MTYTHLTQEERYQIHNLTRQGIHLSQIAAELGRSSSTISRELRRNASARGYQPALAQDKATQRQTQRRNARQFDPEQWQLVELYLRLSLSPQQVSDRLALEDRLSISTEAIYQYAYANKAQGGDLVGYLRCQKLRRKRYASGRERRGVLKNRVGIEHRPQWWIARSA; encoded by the coding sequence ATGACCTATACACACTTGACCCAAGAAGAACGATACCAAATTCACAACCTCACGCGCCAAGGCATTCATCTGTCGCAAATTGCAGCAGAGCTTGGACGTAGCAGCTCGACGATCAGCCGCGAGCTCAGGCGCAATGCCAGTGCCCGGGGCTACCAACCTGCACTGGCCCAAGACAAAGCGACTCAGAGACAGACACAGCGTCGCAATGCCCGCCAGTTCGATCCAGAGCAGTGGCAACTCGTGGAGTTGTATCTGCGCCTGAGCTTGTCTCCCCAGCAAGTCAGTGACCGCCTGGCTTTAGAGGATCGTTTGTCGATTAGCACCGAAGCCATCTACCAATACGCCTATGCCAACAAAGCCCAGGGCGGTGATTTAGTCGGGTACTTGCGCTGTCAAAAACTTCGTAGAAAGCGCTATGCCAGTGGTCGAGAGCGCCGTGGGGTACTCAAGAACCGGGTCGGAATTGAACATCGCCCGCAGTGGTGGATAGCAAGAAGCGCATAG
- a CDS encoding IS30 family transposase, which produces MTQAIVDLLRPHRHACKTLTFDNGKEFAEHEFIASCLRAKVYFAKPYCSWQRGLNENTNGLLRQFFPKGCSLLKVTQAQVDEAVYLLNHRPRKCLGYRTPHEVFYNLPVRPLTLHSVALCT; this is translated from the coding sequence GTGACGCAGGCCATTGTCGATTTGCTGCGCCCCCACAGACATGCCTGCAAGACACTGACCTTTGACAACGGCAAGGAGTTCGCTGAGCACGAATTCATTGCAAGTTGTTTGAGGGCGAAGGTGTACTTTGCCAAGCCCTACTGCTCATGGCAGCGTGGGCTCAATGAGAACACCAACGGGCTGCTGCGACAGTTCTTTCCAAAGGGGTGCAGTTTGCTCAAGGTGACACAGGCTCAGGTCGATGAAGCTGTGTACTTACTCAATCATCGGCCTCGTAAGTGCCTGGGCTATCGCACACCGCATGAGGTCTTCTACAACCTACCCGTCAGACCTCTTACACTGCATTCCGTTGCGCTTTGTACTTGA
- a CDS encoding NADP-dependent isocitrate dehydrogenase: MTTQTPTIIYTLTDEAPRLATASFLPIVRTFAAPAGINVTEADISVAARVLGEFPESLTEAQRQPNTLAELGKKTLQADANIIKLPNISASVGQLQACIKELQSKGYAIPDYPEAPQTEEEKSIRARYARCIGSAVNPVLREGNSDRRAPKAVKEYARKNPHSMAEWSQASRSHVSHMHAGDFYHGEKSMTLDRARDVKMELITKSGQTIVLKPKVSLLDREVIDSMFMSKKALLEFYEKEIEDARKTGVMFSLHVKATMMKVSHPIVFGHCVRIFYKDAFEKHGALFKELGVNVNNGMADLYTKIATLPQSKQDEIKRDLHACHENRPELAMVDSAKGITNFHSPNDIIVDASMPAMIRNGGKMWDANGRLKDVKAVMPESTFARIYQEMINFCKWHGNFDPKTMGTVPNVGLMAQQAEEYGSHDKTFEISEDGVANITDLATGEVLLSQNVEQGDIWRMCQVKDAAIRDWVKLAVNRARNSGMPVVFWLDAYRPHEAQLITKVKMYLHEHNTTGLDIQIMSQVRAMRYTLERVIRGEDTISATGNILRDYLTDLFPIMELGTSAKMLSIVPLMAGGGMYETGAGGSAPKHVQQLVEENHLRWDSLGEFLALAVSLEDLGLKTGNAKAKVLAKTLDAATGKLLDNNKNPSPKTGQLDNRGSQFYLALYWAQELAAQTDDATLAAQFAPLAQQLADNEQAIVAELAAVQGKPADIGGYYLPDVAKLDAIMRPSTTLNQVLASVKA, from the coding sequence ATGACTACCCAAACCCCCACCATCATCTACACCCTGACCGACGAGGCTCCGCGCCTGGCCACGGCGTCCTTCCTGCCCATCGTGCGCACCTTTGCCGCACCGGCAGGCATCAACGTTACGGAGGCCGACATCTCGGTGGCGGCGCGTGTACTGGGTGAGTTCCCCGAAAGCCTGACCGAAGCCCAACGCCAGCCCAACACCCTGGCCGAGCTGGGCAAGAAGACACTGCAGGCGGATGCCAACATCATCAAGCTGCCCAACATCAGCGCGTCTGTGGGTCAGTTGCAGGCCTGTATCAAGGAACTGCAGTCCAAGGGTTACGCCATACCCGACTACCCTGAAGCCCCGCAGACCGAAGAAGAAAAATCCATCCGCGCCCGTTACGCCCGCTGCATAGGCTCGGCCGTGAACCCCGTGCTGCGCGAAGGCAACTCGGACCGCCGTGCGCCCAAGGCTGTGAAGGAATACGCCCGCAAGAACCCACACAGCATGGCCGAGTGGAGCCAGGCGTCGCGCTCACACGTGTCGCACATGCATGCTGGCGACTTCTACCACGGCGAAAAGTCCATGACGCTGGACCGCGCCCGTGACGTCAAGATGGAGCTGATCACCAAGAGCGGCCAGACCATCGTCTTGAAGCCCAAGGTGTCGCTGCTGGACCGCGAAGTCATCGACAGCATGTTCATGAGCAAGAAAGCCCTGCTGGAGTTTTACGAGAAAGAAATCGAAGACGCACGCAAGACCGGCGTGATGTTCTCGTTGCACGTCAAGGCCACCATGATGAAGGTGTCCCACCCCATCGTGTTTGGCCACTGCGTGCGTATCTTCTACAAGGACGCGTTTGAAAAACACGGCGCCCTGTTCAAGGAACTGGGTGTCAACGTCAACAACGGCATGGCCGACCTGTACACCAAGATCGCCACTCTGCCGCAAAGCAAGCAGGACGAGATCAAGCGCGACCTGCACGCCTGCCACGAGAACCGCCCCGAGCTGGCCATGGTGGACTCGGCCAAGGGCATCACCAACTTCCACTCGCCCAACGACATCATCGTCGACGCATCCATGCCGGCCATGATCCGCAACGGCGGCAAGATGTGGGACGCCAACGGCCGCCTGAAGGACGTGAAGGCCGTGATGCCCGAGTCGACCTTTGCCCGCATCTACCAGGAGATGATCAACTTCTGCAAATGGCATGGCAACTTCGACCCCAAGACCATGGGCACCGTGCCCAATGTGGGTTTGATGGCCCAGCAGGCCGAAGAATACGGTTCACACGACAAAACCTTTGAAATCTCGGAAGACGGCGTGGCCAACATCACCGACCTGGCCACCGGCGAAGTGCTGCTGAGCCAGAACGTGGAGCAGGGCGACATCTGGCGCATGTGCCAGGTCAAGGACGCCGCCATCCGCGACTGGGTCAAGCTGGCCGTCAACCGCGCACGCAACTCCGGCATGCCGGTGGTGTTCTGGCTAGACGCCTACCGCCCACACGAGGCGCAGCTGATCACCAAGGTCAAGATGTACCTGCACGAGCACAACACCACCGGCCTGGACATCCAGATCATGAGCCAGGTGCGCGCCATGCGTTACACGCTGGAGCGCGTGATCCGCGGTGAAGACACCATCAGCGCCACCGGCAACATCCTGCGCGACTACCTGACCGATTTGTTCCCCATCATGGAACTGGGCACCAGCGCCAAGATGTTGTCCATCGTGCCCTTGATGGCCGGTGGTGGCATGTACGAAACCGGTGCCGGCGGTTCGGCCCCCAAACACGTGCAACAACTGGTGGAAGAAAACCACCTGCGCTGGGATTCGCTGGGCGAGTTTTTGGCACTGGCCGTGTCGCTGGAAGACCTGGGCCTGAAAACCGGCAATGCCAAGGCCAAGGTACTGGCCAAGACGCTGGACGCGGCCACCGGCAAGCTGCTGGACAACAACAAGAACCCCTCGCCCAAGACCGGCCAGCTGGACAACCGTGGCAGCCAGTTCTACCTGGCCCTGTACTGGGCGCAGGAACTGGCCGCGCAGACCGACGATGCAACACTGGCCGCGCAGTTTGCGCCACTGGCCCAACAACTGGCAGACAACGAACAAGCCATCGTGGCCGAGCTGGCAGCCGTGCAGGGCAAGCCTGCCGACATTGGTGGTTATTACCTGCCCGACGTGGCCAAGCTGGACGCCATCATGCGCCCCAGCACGACGCTGAACCAGGTGTTGGCGTCGGTCAAGGCTTAA
- a CDS encoding acyl CoA:acetate/3-ketoacid CoA transferase, with protein sequence MKVITADQAGALIPDDATIFLGGLAVTSLPEEILQGVERQFLAAGHPRNVTTWACGAVGNSGEAGMKHFAHKGMIKRVVAGHFGQTGKEMMKMVFDGEVEAYNFPQGSLSHLTRQIANRSPGLLTKVGLGTFVDPRLEGGKMNSRSTEDLVELVEFRGEEWLFFPPPKIDVAIIRGTLADEKGNITLDKEGVLLEQLSIAQAAKRWGGIVICQVERIVKAGTLHPKAVKVPGLLIDYVVVAKPENHMQTIATQFNPALCGDIKVPTGSLAPMPLDERKVIARRAAMEVTPGAITNLGIGIPAGIPSVAAEEGVSDLLSLSIESGVSGGIPAQLGDFGLAYNAESIIEQSAQFDFYDGGGLDASFLGLAQTDSQGNVNVSKFNGRPVGCGGFINITRSTKKLVFCGAFTAGGLDVEVADGKLRILTEGKSRKFIDQVEQITFNGHDAALRQQEVVFVTERAVFKLTADGLELTEIAPGVDLERDVLAHMSFKPIITNVKPMDPGIFRAHWGGLAAALGPTAPADKK encoded by the coding sequence ATGAAAGTTATTACAGCAGACCAAGCCGGCGCGTTGATCCCCGACGACGCCACCATCTTCCTGGGCGGCCTGGCCGTGACCAGCCTGCCCGAAGAAATTTTGCAAGGTGTGGAGCGGCAATTCCTGGCCGCCGGCCACCCGCGCAATGTCACCACCTGGGCCTGCGGCGCGGTCGGCAATTCCGGCGAGGCGGGCATGAAACACTTTGCGCACAAAGGAATGATCAAGCGTGTGGTAGCCGGCCACTTTGGCCAGACCGGCAAGGAGATGATGAAGATGGTGTTCGACGGCGAAGTCGAGGCCTATAACTTTCCGCAAGGCAGCCTGTCACACCTGACACGCCAGATCGCCAACCGCTCCCCCGGCCTGCTGACCAAGGTCGGCCTGGGTACCTTTGTCGACCCGCGCCTGGAGGGCGGCAAGATGAACAGCCGCTCGACCGAAGACCTGGTGGAGCTGGTCGAGTTCAGGGGTGAGGAATGGTTGTTCTTCCCGCCACCCAAGATTGACGTAGCCATCATCCGCGGCACACTGGCCGACGAGAAAGGCAATATCACGCTGGACAAGGAAGGTGTGCTGCTGGAGCAGTTGTCCATCGCGCAGGCGGCCAAGCGCTGGGGCGGCATCGTCATCTGCCAGGTGGAACGCATCGTGAAAGCCGGCACCTTGCACCCCAAGGCGGTCAAGGTGCCGGGCCTGCTGATCGACTATGTGGTGGTGGCCAAACCCGAGAACCACATGCAAACCATTGCCACCCAGTTCAACCCCGCGTTATGCGGTGATATCAAGGTGCCGACGGGCAGCCTGGCGCCCATGCCGCTGGATGAACGCAAGGTGATTGCGCGCCGCGCGGCGATGGAGGTCACGCCCGGCGCGATCACCAACCTCGGCATCGGCATCCCGGCCGGCATCCCGTCGGTGGCGGCCGAAGAGGGTGTGTCTGATCTTCTGAGCCTGTCGATCGAGAGCGGCGTCAGCGGCGGCATTCCGGCGCAATTGGGCGACTTTGGCCTGGCCTACAACGCCGAGTCCATCATCGAGCAAAGTGCGCAGTTTGATTTTTACGACGGCGGCGGGTTAGACGCCAGCTTTCTGGGCCTGGCGCAGACCGACAGCCAGGGCAACGTTAACGTCAGCAAGTTCAACGGGCGGCCCGTGGGTTGCGGCGGTTTTATCAACATCACCCGCTCAACCAAGAAGCTGGTGTTCTGCGGCGCCTTTACCGCCGGCGGGCTCGATGTGGAAGTGGCCGACGGCAAGCTGCGCATCTTGACCGAAGGCAAGTCACGCAAGTTCATCGACCAGGTGGAGCAAATCACCTTCAACGGCCATGACGCCGCGCTGCGCCAGCAAGAGGTGGTGTTTGTCACCGAACGCGCCGTGTTCAAACTGACCGCCGACGGCCTGGAGCTGACCGAGATCGCCCCCGGTGTGGACCTGGAGCGCGATGTGCTGGCACACATGAGCTTCAAGCCCATCATCACGAATGTGAAGCCCATGGACCCCGGTATCTTCCGCGCGCACTGGGGTGGGTTGGCGGCGGCTTTGGGTCCAACCGCGCCGGCCGACAAAAAATAA
- a CDS encoding thiolase family protein produces the protein MTQHFSARFQNTWLVDGVRTPMVDYCGALGAVSPTDMGIKVARAVIERSGLPATDVDSVITGSMAQADFDAFVLPRHIGLYAAVPVAVPAILVQRICGTGFELFRQAADQIALGYAELALVVGTESMTRNPIAAYTHRSGFKLGAPVEFKDFLIEALNDPAGPVTMIQTAENLARQYGISRNDVDTYAAQSFERALKAQAEGFHAGEIVPVTNESFALEGYATRGIALPRKVEQLDHDTHPRPSPIEALAKLRPVYAGGVQTAGNSSALVDGAVGALVASDAYVQRHQLTPLARLVGAAAVGVPPETMGIGPAPAIRALLERCGLALSDIDLFEINEAQGAQTIAVERELGLDRDKLNVNGGAIALGHPLAATGVRLTVTLARELRRRGLRYGIASACVGGGQGMALLIENPNT, from the coding sequence ATGACACAACACTTCTCTGCACGTTTTCAGAATACCTGGCTGGTCGATGGTGTTCGCACCCCCATGGTGGACTACTGCGGCGCCCTGGGCGCGGTGTCGCCCACCGATATGGGCATCAAAGTGGCGCGCGCCGTCATTGAACGCAGTGGCCTGCCGGCCACCGATGTGGACTCGGTCATCACCGGCTCCATGGCGCAGGCCGACTTTGACGCCTTTGTGCTGCCGCGCCATATTGGCCTGTACGCCGCTGTGCCGGTGGCGGTGCCGGCCATTCTGGTGCAGCGCATTTGCGGCACCGGTTTTGAGCTGTTCCGCCAGGCGGCCGACCAGATTGCGCTGGGTTATGCCGAGCTGGCGCTGGTGGTGGGCACCGAGTCCATGACGCGCAACCCGATTGCGGCCTACACCCACCGCAGCGGCTTCAAGCTGGGCGCGCCGGTGGAGTTCAAGGACTTTCTGATCGAGGCCTTGAACGACCCAGCCGGTCCGGTCACGATGATCCAGACTGCCGAGAACCTGGCCCGCCAATACGGTATCAGCCGCAACGATGTGGACACGTATGCGGCCCAATCGTTTGAGCGTGCGCTGAAGGCCCAGGCCGAAGGCTTCCACGCAGGCGAGATCGTGCCGGTGACCAACGAGAGTTTTGCGTTGGAAGGCTACGCCACACGCGGTATCGCACTGCCGCGCAAGGTGGAGCAGTTGGACCATGACACGCACCCCCGGCCATCACCTATAGAAGCGCTGGCCAAGCTGCGCCCTGTGTATGCGGGCGGTGTGCAGACAGCCGGCAATAGCTCGGCCCTGGTCGATGGCGCCGTGGGCGCGCTGGTGGCCAGTGACGCGTACGTGCAACGCCACCAGCTTACCCCGCTGGCCCGCCTGGTCGGTGCCGCAGCGGTGGGTGTGCCACCCGAGACCATGGGCATAGGCCCGGCCCCCGCCATCCGCGCATTGCTGGAGCGCTGCGGGCTCGCGCTGTCAGACATCGACCTGTTTGAAATCAACGAAGCGCAGGGCGCGCAAACCATCGCGGTGGAACGTGAACTGGGTCTGGACCGCGACAAGCTGAATGTGAATGGCGGCGCCATCGCGCTAGGCCATCCGCTGGCCGCCACCGGCGTGCGCCTGACCGTGACGCTGGCGCGTGAACTGCGGCGCCGTGGTCTGCGCTACGGCATTGCATCGGCCTGTGTGGGCGGTGGCCAGGGCATGGCGCTGCTCATCGAAAACCCAAACACTTAA
- a CDS encoding thiolase family protein: MQAFIPYGMYWSTPFAKWQGSLANLNALPLAAQVGKQALAARGFDLDQVDLAILGLTNPQKGSFYGLPYVTGMMGIDRVTGPTIQQACATSVRALQMAAQEVVCGTARCALLVMADRQSNGPVVYYPDATGTGGYGITEHWVPDNMGHDPYAKNPMLDTGENVARRYGISTAEQHELKLRRYQQYQQALENDRAFQKRYMVDAPLSDSKFRKQTGLLSADEGIFPTTAEGLAKLKPVKPDGTVTFGGQTHPADGNAGAIVTTRELARAVSKNQGIEIEILSFGMARVEPGYMPMAPAPAALRALDRAGLTIAQVDAIKTHNPFAVNDIALARDTGFAWERMNNYGSSIIWGHPQAPTGMRAIIELIEELVLRGGGVGLFTGCAAGDSGYATVLRVSDALRA; encoded by the coding sequence ATGCAAGCGTTTATTCCCTACGGCATGTACTGGTCCACACCCTTCGCCAAGTGGCAGGGTTCACTGGCCAATCTGAACGCGTTGCCGCTGGCGGCGCAGGTGGGCAAACAGGCCCTGGCCGCGCGTGGTTTTGATCTGGACCAGGTGGACCTGGCCATCCTGGGGCTGACCAATCCGCAGAAGGGCAGCTTCTATGGCCTGCCCTATGTGACCGGCATGATGGGCATAGACCGCGTGACCGGCCCCACCATCCAGCAGGCCTGCGCCACCAGCGTGCGCGCCTTGCAGATGGCTGCGCAAGAGGTGGTGTGTGGCACGGCCCGCTGCGCCCTGCTGGTGATGGCCGACCGCCAGTCCAACGGACCTGTTGTGTACTACCCCGATGCCACCGGCACCGGCGGTTACGGCATCACCGAACACTGGGTACCCGACAACATGGGGCACGACCCCTATGCCAAGAACCCCATGCTGGACACCGGCGAAAACGTGGCACGCCGCTACGGCATCAGCACTGCCGAGCAGCACGAGCTCAAGCTCAGGCGTTACCAGCAATACCAACAGGCCCTGGAAAACGACCGCGCGTTCCAGAAGCGTTATATGGTGGATGCGCCGCTGTCAGATTCCAAATTCCGCAAACAAACCGGGCTGCTGAGCGCCGACGAAGGCATCTTCCCCACCACCGCCGAGGGCCTGGCCAAACTCAAGCCGGTCAAGCCAGACGGCACCGTGACCTTTGGCGGGCAAACCCATCCGGCCGACGGCAATGCCGGCGCCATTGTGACCACGCGTGAACTGGCACGTGCGGTATCGAAGAACCAGGGCATTGAGATTGAAATCCTGAGCTTTGGCATGGCCCGTGTGGAACCCGGATATATGCCGATGGCACCCGCCCCCGCCGCGCTGCGCGCACTCGACCGAGCCGGGCTGACCATTGCCCAGGTGGATGCCATCAAGACCCACAACCCCTTTGCCGTGAACGACATCGCTCTGGCGCGCGACACCGGTTTTGCATGGGAGCGCATGAACAACTACGGCAGCTCCATCATCTGGGGCCACCCCCAAGCGCCCACCGGCATGCGCGCCATCATTGAGCTGATCGAAGAGCTGGTGTTGCGCGGCGGCGGGGTCGGCCTGTTCACCGGCTGCGCGGCCGGTGACAGCGGGTATGCCACGGTGCTGCGCGTATCGGACGCCTTGCGCGCCTAA
- a CDS encoding crotonase/enoyl-CoA hydratase family protein: MSATPVSADLSVEIVGAVAVVRLTRTAKRNAVNDALVLDLRRVFESLGPEVKAAVVDGDGDHFCAGLDLSELSERDALQGLHHSRMWHKALDAVQFGPVPVIAALHGAVVGGGLELASACHIRVADTTAFYALPEGSRGIFVGGGGSVRVPRLIGVARMTDMMLTGRVYNAEDGERAGFAQYLVAKGQAFAKAMELAEKVAQNAPATNYALTHVLPRIADQTADHGLMTESLMAAIAQSAPEAKERVRAFLEGRAAKVQKD; the protein is encoded by the coding sequence ATGTCTGCAACCCCCGTTTCCGCCGATCTGTCCGTCGAGATTGTTGGTGCCGTCGCCGTGGTGCGGCTCACCCGCACGGCCAAGCGCAACGCTGTCAACGACGCGTTGGTGCTGGACCTGCGCCGGGTGTTTGAGAGCCTTGGTCCCGAGGTCAAAGCGGCCGTGGTGGATGGCGATGGTGACCACTTTTGCGCCGGGCTGGACCTGAGTGAGTTGAGCGAGCGCGACGCACTGCAAGGCCTGCACCACTCGCGCATGTGGCACAAGGCATTGGACGCGGTGCAGTTCGGCCCGGTGCCGGTCATCGCCGCGCTGCATGGGGCAGTGGTAGGTGGTGGCCTGGAGTTGGCCAGCGCCTGCCACATCCGTGTGGCCGATACCACCGCCTTTTATGCCTTGCCCGAAGGCTCGCGTGGCATTTTTGTCGGCGGCGGTGGTTCGGTGCGGGTGCCGCGTCTGATTGGTGTGGCCCGCATGACCGACATGATGCTGACCGGCCGCGTCTACAACGCCGAAGACGGCGAGCGTGCCGGTTTTGCGCAGTACCTGGTGGCCAAAGGCCAGGCATTTGCCAAAGCTATGGAGCTTGCTGAAAAGGTGGCGCAAAACGCACCGGCCACCAACTACGCGCTGACCCATGTGTTGCCCCGCATCGCCGACCAAACAGCCGACCATGGCCTGATGACCGAATCGCTAATGGCTGCCATTGCGCAATCGGCGCCCGAGGCCAAGGAACGCGTGCGGGCCTTTCTGGAAGGCCGCGCGGCCAAGGTGCAAAAAGACTGA